Proteins encoded together in one Rana temporaria chromosome 6, aRanTem1.1, whole genome shotgun sequence window:
- the LOC120942561 gene encoding uncharacterized protein LOC120942561 has product MDIQSLTATVRSFRFTDSEKAKHGYKRILIQLFGFLGHGKSSFINSCRYVMDGGDYVNLAGADSSDAGRTTARISYKLTEDIILVDNRGCSTMNSHETGEIFAQLANLLPLDQEVEWSTGFRLVDRIVDAETEIQKSDFIFPVFLYSVKKGIYESDIEDLKQLLDTAKMLTGIFPFIVLTHKTHGGMSRIERQFQDMGAERVFALENYTPEDHFKTRGRHEDVLKFFHEIIKEAQFKVEQVWDPAQGFKERKQFVLKFIYEREMKSYRGQREQKTQAEQTYLVKRLESLKFRSEVQRQEDKRYYDAEMKKIQEQFEDLRRSDALRFETEMKEYQRKLEKAKKNDCNLQ; this is encoded by the exons ATGGATATCCAATCCCTGACAGCGACCGTTAGGAGCTTTAGGTTCACAGACTCAGAGAAAGCCAAGCATGGATATAAAAGAATCCTCATCCAGCTTTTCGGATTTTTGGGCCATGGAAAATCATCCTTCATCAACAGCTGTAGGTACGTCATGGACGGCGGGGACTATGTGAATCTTGCCGGGGCAGACAGTTCTGACGCGGGACGGACCACGGCACGGATATCCTACAAGCTCACCGAGGACATCATTCTAGTGGATAATCGGGGATGTAGCACTATGAACAGCCATGAGACCGGAGAGATCTTCGCTCAGCTCG CTAACTTGCTCCCCTTGGATCAGGAAGTTGAATGGAGCACGGGCTTCCGGCTTGTAGACAGAATTGTGGATGCTGAAACTGAAATCCAGAAATCAGACTTCATCTTCCCTGTTTTCCTTTACAG CGTAAAGAAGGGGATTTATGAATCAGATATTGAAGATTTAAAGCAATTGCTGGACACAGCCAAGATGCTAACAG GAATTTTCCCTTTCATAGTCCTGACACATAAGACACACGGAGGAATGTCGAGAATCGAGAGACAATTTCAGGACATGGGCGCGGAAAGGGTTTTCGCCCTTGAAAACTACACCCCCGAGGATCACTTCAAAACCAGAGGGAGGCACGAGGACGTGCTAAAGTTTTTCCATGAAATCATCAAAGAGGCTCAGTTCAAGGTGGAGCAAGTGTGGGATCCGGCGCAAGGGTTTAAGGAACGCAAGCAGTTTGTTCTAAAGTTTATCTATGAGCGGGAGATGAAGAGCTATCGGGGCCAGCGAGAACAGAAGACACAAGCTGAACAGACCTACCTAGTCAAGCGGTTGGAAAGTCTAAAATTCCGATCAGAAGTTCAAAGACAAGAGGACAAAAGGTACTACGATGCGGAGATGAAGAAGATACAGGAGCAATTTGAAGATCTTAGGAGGAGCGACGCTCTGAGATTTGAGACGGAGATGAAGGAGTATCAGAGGAAACTTGAGAAAGCTAAAAAGAATGATTGTAACTTACAATAA